A single genomic interval of Gemmatimonadota bacterium harbors:
- a CDS encoding type II secretion system F family protein, which translates to MGVAAAKTRLRASSREVAIFARQLAVLTRAGLPLTRSLELLADHSGHKELGQAVSETRRDVEGGTPLAQAVRHHPRVFSALFGNMVEAGEASGALDTMLVRLADLLEANRALSRKATAALVYPAAITAVAAAAIAVLMTVVIPTFESMFEGAGVALPLPTRTVISLADFLRERWWQLAIATLCLAGAGRRWYRTSSGRRTVDRLALRIPLAGDLWRKITVVRTLRTLGTLTGSGVPVVEGMRMAATMAGNRFVEEALMDARKGVVFGGTVAGSLEETDAFPKIATQMIAAGEESGALDEMLDRVSDLCEEEAQGALTTFLAAAEPVLTVALGLVVGGIIVSMYLPVFDMAATLGR; encoded by the coding sequence ATGGGGGTAGCCGCCGCCAAGACCCGGCTGAGGGCTTCGAGCCGCGAGGTGGCGATCTTCGCGCGTCAACTAGCGGTCCTGACCCGCGCCGGCCTGCCTCTGACCCGTTCTCTCGAGCTGCTTGCCGACCATTCCGGTCACAAGGAGCTCGGGCAGGCCGTCTCCGAGACCCGAAGGGACGTGGAAGGAGGAACGCCGCTGGCGCAGGCCGTCCGGCACCATCCGCGCGTCTTTTCCGCCCTCTTCGGCAACATGGTCGAGGCCGGCGAGGCGTCGGGCGCTCTCGACACCATGCTGGTCCGGCTGGCCGACCTGCTCGAGGCCAACCGAGCCCTGTCGCGCAAAGCGACCGCCGCGCTCGTGTATCCGGCGGCGATCACGGCCGTGGCGGCGGCCGCCATCGCCGTGCTCATGACCGTCGTCATACCGACTTTCGAGTCGATGTTCGAGGGGGCGGGCGTCGCGCTGCCGCTCCCGACCCGCACGGTGATCTCTCTCGCCGACTTCCTACGAGAGCGATGGTGGCAGCTCGCGATCGCGACGCTTTGCCTGGCGGGGGCGGGGCGGCGCTGGTACCGGACCTCGTCGGGCCGCCGGACCGTCGACAGGCTGGCGCTGCGGATTCCCCTGGCGGGCGACCTCTGGCGAAAGATCACGGTGGTGCGGACGCTGCGCACTCTCGGTACTCTGACCGGCTCCGGCGTACCCGTAGTCGAGGGCATGCGCATGGCGGCGACGATGGCCGGCAACCGTTTCGTGGAGGAGGCGCTGATGGATGCCCGCAAGGGCGTTGTCTTCGGCGGTACAGTGGCGGGCTCGCTCGAAGAGACGGATGCGTTTCCGAAAATCGCGACCCAGATGATCGCGGCCGGCGAGGAGTCGGGCGCGCTCGACGAGATGCTCGACCGGGTCTCGGACCTCTGCGAAGAAGAGGCTCAGGGAGCCCTCACCACGTTTCTGGCCGCCGCCGAACCGGTCCTGACCGTGGCGCTGGGACTCGTGGTGGGCGGCATTATCGTCTCCATGTATCTGCCGGTGTTCGACATGGCGGCGACATTAGGGAGGTGA